Below is a genomic region from Granulicella sibirica.
TCCCACATATTTGCCCGCGATACTGGTCGCCCCAACGAGCTCGAGAACCTCGTCCGCCCGCGCCGCCATCTCCGGAGTGACTTTGAGATTCGGCCAAAGCGTCGAACTCGAGAAGAATCCCGTCAACACCGCATCTCGCCCGGTCGTCGACAGCATGGGTTTTCCCGGCAACTCCGCTGAAACCACGCCCAATCTCTTCTTCAACTCCGTAAGGTCCCACCGCTCCCGCCCGAAGATCGTAACGCTCGTCCCCTCCTGAACCAGCGGGTAGCACTCACACGTCAACGTCTTGATAAGCGTCGACTTCCCACACCCATTCGGACCAAGAAGCGCAATGTGCTCCCCCGGATACACCGAGAGGTTCAGATCATGAAGTACAGTGGTCGGACCACGCGCAACGTTCACGCGCCGCAAATCAACAAAAGGCGTCCCCTCAACTCCCACCAGCAGCATCCTCCAAGAATAGCCGAGAGACGCCGAGGGAAGCTAAGCCTTGCTTGCCGTTTTGCCACAATGGGAAAGCTCTGAATGTGTTTCTTCTCGTGCTGATGGACGCGGGTGTGAAAACATACTGTCAAAGAGATAAAGTAGGTACCTTGTGAAGGAACATCATTTAGTTACTATTGACTGGTGACCTTTAGCATCCTATCGAGCGGAGAGTGGGTTGCGAGTCGGATTACCTAGGCCAAAATCAGAGATGGTCTTTCCCGGTGCCTTAATGCAACAACGTATTTTGGCGATGCCGCATGTCACATTTCCGCGCCCCCGCAGCATCCCATCGGTCTGGTCTTTACTCGTGAACACCGCAAGCGGCCTAGTCTGCATTGGCGCTGCCATTACATTGCTGGGCTGGATCCAATCGCGGGATACCTTGGCTCAGATCGCCTCCGGTCATGGCCCTATGCGCTGGACGACTGCCTTGTCTATCCTTTTGCTCGGTCTGGCGATGCTTCTTAAGCGGAATCCGGAAACCGGAGGGGCTGCGGTAACTATCGCGGATATTCTTACTCTTCTCGCCGTAACCCTAGCCGGCATTAGCATGATTGAGTATGTAACCGGCCCACTGCCCCTGTACGAGCAATGGAACATGGCCAATATCGCCTCTGCCAGGCCGGGAAGCATTCCGGGCAGGATGTCCGTCGGCACAATTCTAGGCGTCACAATGTTGTCCGTCTGCCTCTTCGCACTTGATCGTGTTCCAAAACTCTGCACAGCTCTTCTGTCGTTTGGCATCATGCTCGCGCTCGCAGCTGTCTGTGGTTTTCTTTACAAAGCCCGCCAACTTGCGGGGGGCCGAATCCTGGACGCGATGTCGGTGCAGACCGCAATCTCCCTTCTCGCTCTCTACTCCGCAGCCTTTGCTTCACGACCTCTTCGCGAACCGATGCTCTCCCTCTTCGCTCCTGAACTCGGAGCGGAAGCTCGCATGGAACTCCTGATCGGCACTTGGGCGCTTCCGATTCTCATCGGTCTCATGGTCAAGCTCGGCTATCAGCGCGAGTGGTACGAAGTCCCGTTTGCGCTCGGACTCTTCGCTGTCGCTGTCGTCTCACTGCAGACCTTCCTCATCTGGCGCAGCGACTTTGCCCTTACCCGCCTGACGCGAAATAAACAGAAGCTCGAAGAGGTACTCCGAAAGAACGAAAAGCTTGCTGTCGCAGGTCGCCTCGCTGCCAGTATCTCTCACGAGATCAACAATCCGCTGGAGGCGATATCAAACTTGTTGTTTCTGATCCGGACGAGCGATGGACTCGAGGAACAGCACCGCTACGCCGATATGGCTACCGAAGAGCTGCGGCGAGTTTCGCAGATTACCACACAGACGCTGAGCTTCTATCGCGAGAGTACTCGCCCGGAACTGGCCGAAATCGTTCCGATCCTGGAATCCTCCGTTCAGTTGCTTCGGGGAAAGATCAAGTCTCTCGGCCTCCAGGTTGTGGAGGAATACACCGAACCGATTCCGCAGTTGGTTTGCTCTCCAGGCGAACTGCGCCAAGTTGTCGTGAATCTGATTTCAAACGCTCTCGACGCAACACCGCGCGACGGTCGCATCGTTGTCCGCGCGAGCCGTTCTCGCTCTTGGACGCGTGCGGGCACGAATGTGGTCCGGATCGCCATCGCCGATAGCGGAAGCGGCATGCCGCCCGAAGTACTGGCCCGCGTCTTTGAACCCTTTTACACGACCAAGGAGAAGACCGGAAATGGTCTTGGCCTGTGGGTCGCTGCCGACCTGGTCGAAAAGCAAGGCGGATGGATGAAGGTAAGAAGTATCACGTATGGGAGACACAAAGGTACGACCTTCGCGATCGTTTTGCCTCTAATCGAGGCCGGCTCTGATTTCTCTACGCCGTAGACTCCCGTCGGGTTTAGCGTAGGCTGGCACCAGATTCTGACGTTTTTTGTAGAAGTAAGGCTGCAGGAAGCTATATTCCTCGGCGGCCGGTCAAGTCGGTGGTTTGGAGCCGTGGTATCGCACAAAAGTAGCATCCGGTGATACCAAAGACCTCCGAGGAAGTTTCGAATCATCTTTATACTGATCCGAGCGAGGCTGCTGAGATGGCAGAGCAGCACGGGTCGACCGTTGTCTTGAAAGATTTTCTTACGCGCCGCATTCCACCGGTCCTTCGACTGGCTCGACTCGCTGTGTGCCTCGCCTGCCTCGCTGTTACCGCGCAACTTTTGAACCGGCAGAGCGTTGCCATGACCGGCGTTTCGCTCGTCTGGCTTTCAAACGGCTTTCTGATCGGCGTTCTCCTTGCATCGCGGCGTCCGCAGTGGCCCGCCTTTATTCTGCTTGGTCTATTTGTCGACGTCATGGTGAATATGGTCCTCGGCGATCCGCCTGGGCCAGCCCTCTATTTCGGGTTGTGCAATATGGTCGAGGTGGCACTCGGCGCCTTACTCATGTATCGCTTCGTCGCGGAGGATCCTGATCTGACTCAAGTAAGGCAGCTAGGCAGCCTTATGTTCGGCGCTCTATTCGCGTCATCTGTGGCCTCGGCTCTAGCGTCTACCTATATCAGCTTCCACGGCGGTCGCCCTTTCACACATTCCTTTCGGTTCTGGTTCGCCGCCGACGTGCTCGGAATCGCAACTATGACCCCGCTCTACATCTCATTCCACTTCCGGAAGCAGTTTTCGCGCAGATCCCCGCCAGAAACCATTCTGCTGTTTACCCTGCTCTGTGTCGTTGCACTCGGAGTATTTCGCATGACGAATTACCCGATGCTCTGGTTTGTCCTTCTCTTTCTCCTTCTGCTCGGCGTCCGTCTTGGCTTTACTGCTTCAGCTGCTGGCCTCCTGGCGGTTACCTTTATCGGAGGCTACCTCACCACCGAAGGTTTCGGTCCCCTTGGCCGGACCTTCATCGGTCCTCTCGAAGCACCTGTGCTCATATTTCAGACATTCGTTGCACTCTCGATGGTTGCGCTCTATACGACCGAAGCTGCCATGTCGGTCAATCAGCGTGTGATGAGCAAACTGTCCGCAAGCGAGAGCCGATTCCGCTCTCTCGCGGAGGCATCTCGGGACGTCATTGTGTTGACCGATATCCAGGGACGCCGTAAATATGTCTCGCCCGCTGTTACGGAGATGCTCGGCTGGCTGCCGGACGAACTCGTTGGACGGAACGATCTATCGACCGTCCATTCCGACGACGTCCCAAAGATGATCGAGATGGTAAGGGCGCTCCGAAATGGGGACCAGCCTTCACCCCTCGCGTACCAGGCGCTGAAGAAGGACGGCGAGTATCGCTGGCTTGAAAGCAACTCGCGCCTGCTCCTCGACGACGACACTGGCGAACCGAGCGGTTTTGTCTTTGTCGTTCGGGACATCTCGGATAGGCGTGCCGCCGAGGAAAAGATGCAGGAAGCTTTCCGTGCAGTGGAGCTACAGGCCATGCGCGACGGCCTCACTGGGGTTGCCAATCGCCGGCTTCTCGACCAGACCCTCCGATCGAACTGGCAGCGGGGAGCCCGGGACCACACTCCGCTTTCCCTTCTGCTCATCGACGTCGACCAGTTCAAGGCTTACAACGATCTCTACGGACATCTCGCCGGCGATGAGTGCCTGCGTAGAATAGCGGAGGCCATCCAGACGGTCCTCCGCCGTCCGCAGGATCTTCTCGCTCGCTACGGCGGCGAGGAGTTTGTTGCAGTCCTTCCAAGCACATCGGGCCCGGGAGCCGAACTGATCTCGGAGATCTTCCGGAAGACCATTGAAGATCTGGCAATCGCCCACGACGTGAGCCCCCACGGCGTAGTCACCGTGAGCCTCGGCTGTGCCACCGTGATCCCTAGTATCGATAAAGGTGAGAACAGCCTGATCCAGTCCGCTGACGCCGCTCTCTATCGCGCCAAGACGACCGGGCGCAATCGCACCCGCGTCGCTGGCGACGAGTTTGTCATCAACTAACTTTCACTATTAGCGCATGTTGTCGAGCAGCGAGCCTACAATTCCCCCGACTACTCCGCCTTCGACCCGATCCCTTTGCCGCTCCGCCGAAGGCATGTACTCCTGTAGTTGGTGTGCCAGCTTCGAGATCGGTAGTGTCTGAAGCCATACCCGTCCCGGTCCGGTTAGTGCGGCGAGAAAAAGTCCGTCGCCTCCGAAGATCATGTTTTTTATGCCTGGCACCCGTGTTATCTGGAAGGACACCGACGACTGAAACGCTCCAACGTGGCCCGGATGCACTCGCAGAGTCTCGCCTGGCCGAAGGTCTTTGATAATCAACTCACCCGACAACTCGAGCCAGGCTGTCCCATACCCCGAGATCTTTTGTAGCAAAAATCCATCCCCGCCGAAGATTCCCGCTCCAAGAGACTGTTGAAAGCCAACACCAATCTGGATCTGGTCCGTAGCGCATAGAAAGCCATGACGATGCACCAGGAATTCGTGACCCGGCGATACTTCGATCGGCACGATGTGTCCCGGCACCTTCGTCGCGAATGCAACCTCGCCCGGAGCGCCAATCGCCCGGTACTCTGTCATGAAGATCGTGCCTCCGCCGGCCACGCGCTTGATAACCCCGAAGAACCCGCCGCCTCCACCCATCTGGGTGTGCGTCGTCATCTGGATCGACTGCGTCATCCATGAAAGCTCCCCAGCCTCCGAGATAAGGGCATCATTGCCCGACAACGCGACCTCAAGGACGGGCATAGTGGTTCCGACAATCCGGCTCTGCATGGCTACTCCTGGGCGGTCCAGCCGCCTCATCCATCCATACGCACGCAACTGTCCTGCGGTTCCAGCCTGCGCAACCGAAGTATAACCGCCCTAACGGCTCGCGCGAGGCTCCCCGGACCAGACGGGAGACGTCAGCTCTACTCGCCACACGGGACCGCCTTCATAGAATTGTGCCTCGACCTTGACGATTGCCGGAGCCTCGCTCTGCATTACCCAGACGTGAGCATCTTCTGGCTGCTTCCCGATCAGCGGAGCCACCATACCTGTCAACCCGCCAAGCTCCGGATGCAGCCTATAGTTGACCGCCTTCCGCTTCACGCCAGCGGCAGTGAAGGCATCTTCTCCTTCCGGTGTGATCGAAAGATGAATCAGCCGTCCCTTGCCGGTTGGCGCAACATACGCAATCTTCGTCTCGGGGGTCGTCGGCAGGATATTCGCAACGACCGCGAACTGCAGCCCGTTGTATGTATCCGGAGGTAGATCGATATGCTCGACCGAGGTCTTTCCCGCGTCGTCCCGCATCGTCACAGTGCCATTGTGTTGGATCAGTACGTCCATTGGCTTTGGGTAAGCAGGTCCCTTCTGCACATGGCGATCGCTGATCAGCCGAAGGATCTTATGCTGGCTGAACACCGTCGTCTCATCGTCGAGCGATCCATCGCGAAAGTGAAACGTAAGACGGCTTGTCACACGGTCCCCATCCGAGACCTGGATCAGGTCGCCCGAGGCCAGGGTCTCCCCATTCATCGATCGCAATGTCAGAAACGCATGATGGGTCCCTTCCAGGTGTCGTGCCGGAACAACCTCGCCCGGTAACACTTGGGCACAAAGAACGAGGAGCGGGAGGAAAGAGATCGGAAGTGGTTTGATGAAAGGCTCCGCGGAGAGGGATCGATCAGGTTCTACAGGTCAAACGCGAAAGCGCCAGCAAGGTTGTGGTCTAACTCTTCCCCGTATGATGCGATCCAAACGTAACCCGCCCGAGCACTTCCATGATTCGCACCGCCGCCTTCATCGAAGCTCGCAGATCACCAGAGACCTTGCTCGTCCCGCCGATCCTTTTCCGATAGTCCACCGGAATCTCGCGAATCCTCAGGCCCTTCTGGATCGCCCGGATCTGCATCTCGAGGTTCCACCCGTAGGTAAGCTCCGCCATCCCGAGGCTCTCGAGCGATGTTCTCCGGATCGCCCGAAACGGCCCCATGTCCGTATACCGAAACCCGGATGTCAGTTTCACCAGAGTGCCTACCAGATGCCCCGCGAAGACCTGCGACCCAAGCATCGACCCTGGCTCCCGTTTGCCCTTCAGCCGGGTTCCCAGCACAAAATCCGCCTCATCCCGCTCTATCGGAGCCAGCAAGGCAGGCAGGCCAGCGATCACGTCTGACCCATCCCCGTCCATATAGACCAGAATGTCCGACCCCGGGAGAGCCGCGTTTGATCCCGCCAGGCAGGCGGCACCGTATCCTCGGGGCGATGAGATTACCCGGGCCCCGGCCTTTGCCGCGATCTCTCCGGTCCCATCCGTCGAACCGTTATCCACCACGATGCATTCGGCGATGAGATCCCATGGCATCTCCCCGACAACATGTCCGATGGACTCATGCTCATTCAGCGCCGGAATAATGATCGAAACTTGTGCCATCGAGGAAGCTTATAGACTCCATCGCAGGCCGCAGTTTGAGCAAGCCGGCGGAGGCGCGCTCGTCAGCAGCCCCTCGCGAAACCTCTGGTATTCCTCGCCGTTCCAGATGTCGCGCAGGCTGCTCTGCGTCGCATCCCCAAGGGTGAAGGCTCCATATCCCTTCATTGAAAACGGCGCTATACAGCATGGAAGCACGCGCCCGTTCGCCGTGATGTACATCAGCGACCACGGACGACGGCAAAGGCTCCACGGAGCGTCGTTCTGCTGCATCCGGATCGACTCACCCGGATCCACCGCGCCCGAAGCTGAGAACATTACGCCTAACTCCGCAGCCACATCCTCCGCTTCCTTGATCAGGGCTTCTTCCGCCGCAGTCGTATGTTCAAACAGGGCCGACTCCGCCCTTGCCAGTCCATTTGAACCCTCGTCGAAGAAGACCAGCCTCTGGAGATAGACTTCGGTGACCCCAACCTCATGCGCCAGCCGCACAAAGTTCGGAAGCTGGTCGACCGTCTCCCGCAGACCGGTCAGCCAGAGCGAGACCCGGGGCTTCGGCGCATTCATCTGCTTTTGCAGCGTCGTGAAGTTCTTCACGTTCTTCACGATCTTGTCGAAGAAGTCCTTCCCGCGCACCATCTGATACACCTCGGACTCCGCAGCGTCGAGCGACACGCGCAACTCATCGAGGCCGGCCTCGATGAGCGCCCGCCCATTCGTGTCGTTCAGCAGCGTGCCGTTCGTGTTGAACAGCACATAGATTCCGCGATCCTTCAGGTACTTCACCCTCTGCGCGATATCCTTCACCAGCATCGGCTCGCCTATGCCGTGTAATACCACGCGGGCAATCTTCGGATATTGGTCGATCAGCGACGTAAACATATCCCAGGGCATATCCGCCTCGGGCTCGAGCTCCTCATACGTCCTGGGACAAGTCACGCATAGCAGGTTGCACCGGTTCGTCGTCTCAAGATAAAGACACACCGGCTCCTGCTCCGCCACGCCGGTCAGCTCAGACTGCGACCCAGGTTTCTGAAAATACTTCCGCATCGCATTCTTCTCCTCCTCCGCTTTTTGCGCAGCAGGGGAGAGCGTCTCGCTCGTGTTCTCGTCCGACAGATCGGAGGGAGGAAGAATTGGAAGAAGTGTGCTCATAGGGAGGGCTCCGGGTGCATCGGGAAATCCTGGATCGTGTTGTTCGGATCCTGCATCGCGTCTTTCAAGGCGCCATGATCAGCCCTGACGGGTGTAGCCAGAAAGTTCGCTCTGTACGTAGGCCACGCTTTCAGCCCAAGATGAACAAAAGACGCGAGCAACGTCACGCCGTAGAGACGTTGGTTGAGTAGGAACATCTTTGGTCCGGGGTCCGCCAGCCACGTCGTATAGCCGTAGAAGAACCCCATAAGATAGGTTGCCATGGGAACGGTCGGCTGGAGACAGAAAAATGGAAACAGCCATGCGATGTACCACGCATAATGCGGTGAGAACAGAAACATGAGTGCCGCTGCGAGAGCAAAAGCCGGTCCGAGAAAGGAAGCCTCACCCGAGACGAAGTCGGCTGAGGTAATGCGGAAAGCGCCACTCCCTCCGGAATGGATCGCCTGCGACGAGGGCTCCGGCTGCCTACAGCAAGTGTTCCAGGCCCAAAGCGAGATCAGCGCAAACACCGCCGCTGCAAAGATCATGAAGGCCAGCGGCGGCAGATTATGCAGCCCGGGCAATCCCTGGCCCCACTCAAGCAGAAAATATCGCGCTCCCGTCTCGATCCCTTCTTCCTTTGCATACCCGCCAAGGAAGCCGAACACCAGCATCCCTACGCTCGAGTAGCATGCATACCCTAAGACGATCACCGCAGTCATCGTCACCGGCATCTTCCAATCGCCGCGCCGGTAGAGCGCAGGAAACAGGACGAGCGGGTACATCTTTGTGATCACCGCCAGCCCAAGAAACAGTCCCGTCAGCATCGGCCGCATGCGGAACCGGAACAGTATCGCGAGAACGATCAACGTGCAGGCCACGGCATCCAGGTGACCGTTCCCGCCGATCTCCCAGATGAGCAGTGGAGACCACCAGTAGAGGAGTACTTGTTCGCGCCGGTACCCAAGGTGCTTCAGGATCTTGACGAGTCCCCACACTGTTAGCCCTTCGCAGAGCACCATGAAGGTCTTCATACAGGTTGCGGACGCGCCGAAGAACGTGACGAGATAGAAGTAAGCCTGCGCTGCCGGAGGATAGATGGTGTGTGCGTATTCTCGCCTATTGATCAACGCATACACATCGCTGTTAGGTTCCCGCAGCGGCATTAGCGCGACATCACCCGGAACATAGCGGAAAGGATTGATGTGCGCGTGCTGTACAACTCCGTCCCAGACATATCGGTAGATATCCGAGGAAAAGATCGGATCGCCAAAGATCGCCACGAGTCGGCAACCCGCGCCCACAGCCAGGATGATGGGGAACGTAAACCGGTCGACAGGACGCGTCATTGCCAGCCAGCAGGAGGCAAGAAACAAGACGGCCATCGAAGACGAGCAGCCTGAGTATCCGATCCAGAAGTTATCGAACTCGAACCACGTCTGCCGCGTGAAGCTGAAGAGTGCGATGCCGACCAGCAGGAGCGCAATGTTTGTGTGCCACGGGCGTGCGTGGGACCAGTGCTTTGGGGCTGGGGTTGCTGTCACCGCACCGGCTCCTCAAGCTCTGCCGCGATTGTCTGCTGTGCCGCGAGATCGTCCGCGCTTCGCAAATCCCTCAGGAACTCGCGGGTATGCGAAGCCGCATATCCCGGGATTGATGTAAACGCCGGAGGCGTGTCTTCGAGCAGTTCCAAGCCAAGGATGGCAAGCGTTGCGCCATCGTCGACGTCGTACCAAGTAGGCAACAAGACAAGTTCGAGTCCGGCTCCTTTGACGCGTTCGCACGTCTCCTCACAGACGGTCGAGGTCGACCACGTGATCCTCTCGAACGGCTCGGGATGAGCCTTCTTCAACCCAATCAGGTAATATCCGCCATCGTGCGACGGGCCGAGCACAACTCTGTCTCCAGGCTTTGCTAACTCTGCCACAGCCTGCTCGAACGCCGCCGCGGGAACTGTGGGTGAATCCGAATCGATCAGGCAGACCGCGCCATATCCGCAGGCGAGGATGTCTTCGGCGGCGGCAAGCAGCCTCTCTCCGAACGCATCACCCCGCTGCGCGATAAGCGCGAACGAAGGCGGGAGAATGCCTTCAAACAGGCTCTCGTCGCCAACTGGCGTGTAGGAGATCAATCCTGCGGCTGCACCCTGAGCCGCAACCGTAGCGATGTTCTCCGTGGTGTCCTTGAGGAAGCAGACGTTCAGTGCCGCGGACTGCGCGAGCGTCAGCGGAGGCGAGAGGCGCGTCTTCACCTTGCCTGGTCTGGGAGCTTTGGCCATGACGGCCAGGGCGCACTGAGCTTTCCGCTCGCTCGTTGCGGTCGAGTGATCGTCATCAGATTTCAGGATCGTGTAAGGCATGAACTCCTAGGCGACGCTGTGTTCGCGGACTCTGTCAGCGGTTTCGGAGCCTGCATTCGGGCTCTTCTGGCATACGGCGTACTGATACCAGCCGTCGTATTGCAGATCGACGGATTCCCAGGGCTGTGAGTGGATGAGGGAGGAGAACTCGGGGCGGGGCATTACGTATGCCTGGAGTGGTTCGCGGTAGCTTGCTCCAGGGCTTGAGGTGAGCTTCGAGAGAAGCCACATGCAACTTAGCGGAATGCGGGTGCGGAAGCCAGAGGTTGGTTCGGCGATAAAACATCGGCCACCGGGACGGAGTACGCGATGGATCTCGGAGAGGACTGCTTCGCGTCCAGGAACGATGAGGAAGAGGCGCGAAACTACGATCGCGTCGACGTTGCCGATCGAGGCTGGAAGGGCGCAGGCATCGCCTACGCGGAAGTCGGCGTTTACCAGACGGCGCTTCGCGGCTCTCAGCTTCGCTCTCAGGAGCAAAGGCTCCGAGAGGTCAATTCCTGTTGTCTGGACCTGGGGGAACTCGGTTGCGAGTCGGCAGGAGTAGAAGCCTGGTCCGCAGCCTAGTTCGACAACGTGTGTTCCTGGTGCTGGTTCGGCGGAAGGGAAGAGCGATCCTGCGATTTCGTCCGTGTGGTCTCGGAAGAGGTACTCGCGACACAGGGCGTAGAACCATGCGCACCGTTCAAAGAGACTGTCTGGCTGCGGTTGTGCGAACTCCTCGCCGGACATCTCGGTATCGACTGTGCTCATGAGTCCCTTGTTTAATTGTGCTGCTCGCACTCATGATAGCGGACGTCGTTCGCTGGAGAGTGCCTTTTTTCTCCTGAGGGGTGTTCCTCTACGGATAACCAGAAACTCTTTTTGATGCCATGCGATATCTAAAATTTGGGCGCGAGAGACGTGGCCTGCAGCTTTACGAGCTCGTCCTGGCGGAGCTTCGGAGGGCCGAGGACAGCGATCTTTGGCAGGGGGCCGCGGACCATTGTCACCTCGTCGCAGGCGTAGAGGCGCGGGCAGTTCTGGCAATCCTTGTAGATCTTGTCGGGAATCGAGGTCCGGTCGGCTACGCGGAAGCCGAAGTGGAAGAAAAAGTCGGGGATGCGGGTGAAGAGGCAGACCGCGACGACGCCCTGCTCTTCGGCTTCTTCGAGTAATGCGCGGAGGAGACGGCCGCCTGCTCCCTGGCCCTTTGCCTCGGGCTTTACGACGATGGAGCGGACTTCGGCCAGATGTGGTCCGTAGAGATGCAGGGCTCCGCAGCCGAGAAAGACTCCGGATTCGGACTCGGCGACGGCGAAGTCGCGGACGTTTTCGCAGATTTCGGCGTAGTTGCGACGCAAGAGCGTACCGTCGTGCGAGAGGGAGTTGACCAGTTCGAAGATGTTCACCGCATCCTGGAGCTTCGCCTTGCGCACGGTCGCGCCGCCGACGCGGGGCCGCGACGACGAGGTCGAGTCACTCACGGGCTGCAGTTGCGTGAACGATGCCATCGGACTAGTTTATTCCTTCCAGCCGCGCCCTTGCAGCCTGAACCGCCTCAGTTACCCGATTTCGGGCGGTACCGCCGATTACGTCGTGGCAGTCGAGGGTCGCCTCGAGGGTGATGGAGGCATAGAAGTCCTCGCCGAACTCATCTCCGAAGGCCTTCAGCTCGTCGAGTGTGAGTTGTCCGAGTTCGCGACCGGTTTCCAGACCGAAGCGAACGGCGTTTCCGATCTTCTCGTGCGCCTTGCGGAAGGGGACGCCTTTGTTCGAGAGATAGGTTGC
It encodes:
- a CDS encoding TIGR04282 family arsenosugar biosynthesis glycosyltransferase, whose amino-acid sequence is MPYTILKSDDDHSTATSERKAQCALAVMAKAPRPGKVKTRLSPPLTLAQSAALNVCFLKDTTENIATVAAQGAAAGLISYTPVGDESLFEGILPPSFALIAQRGDAFGERLLAAAEDILACGYGAVCLIDSDSPTVPAAAFEQAVAELAKPGDRVVLGPSHDGGYYLIGLKKAHPEPFERITWSTSTVCEETCERVKGAGLELVLLPTWYDVDDGATLAILGLELLEDTPPAFTSIPGYAASHTREFLRDLRSADDLAAQQTIAAELEEPVR
- a CDS encoding bifunctional diguanylate cyclase/phosphodiesterase, with amino-acid sequence MAEQHGSTVVLKDFLTRRIPPVLRLARLAVCLACLAVTAQLLNRQSVAMTGVSLVWLSNGFLIGVLLASRRPQWPAFILLGLFVDVMVNMVLGDPPGPALYFGLCNMVEVALGALLMYRFVAEDPDLTQVRQLGSLMFGALFASSVASALASTYISFHGGRPFTHSFRFWFAADVLGIATMTPLYISFHFRKQFSRRSPPETILLFTLLCVVALGVFRMTNYPMLWFVLLFLLLLGVRLGFTASAAGLLAVTFIGGYLTTEGFGPLGRTFIGPLEAPVLIFQTFVALSMVALYTTEAAMSVNQRVMSKLSASESRFRSLAEASRDVIVLTDIQGRRKYVSPAVTEMLGWLPDELVGRNDLSTVHSDDVPKMIEMVRALRNGDQPSPLAYQALKKDGEYRWLESNSRLLLDDDTGEPSGFVFVVRDISDRRAAEEKMQEAFRAVELQAMRDGLTGVANRRLLDQTLRSNWQRGARDHTPLSLLLIDVDQFKAYNDLYGHLAGDECLRRIAEAIQTVLRRPQDLLARYGGEEFVAVLPSTSGPGAELISEIFRKTIEDLAIAHDVSPHGVVTVSLGCATVIPSIDKGENSLIQSADAALYRAKTTGRNRTRVAGDEFVIN
- a CDS encoding glycosyltransferase family 2 protein; translation: MAQVSIIIPALNEHESIGHVVGEMPWDLIAECIVVDNGSTDGTGEIAAKAGARVISSPRGYGAACLAGSNAALPGSDILVYMDGDGSDVIAGLPALLAPIERDEADFVLGTRLKGKREPGSMLGSQVFAGHLVGTLVKLTSGFRYTDMGPFRAIRRTSLESLGMAELTYGWNLEMQIRAIQKGLRIREIPVDYRKRIGGTSKVSGDLRASMKAAVRIMEVLGRVTFGSHHTGKS
- a CDS encoding sensor histidine kinase, translated to MSILLLGLAMLLKRNPETGGAAVTIADILTLLAVTLAGISMIEYVTGPLPLYEQWNMANIASARPGSIPGRMSVGTILGVTMLSVCLFALDRVPKLCTALLSFGIMLALAAVCGFLYKARQLAGGRILDAMSVQTAISLLALYSAAFASRPLREPMLSLFAPELGAEARMELLIGTWALPILIGLMVKLGYQREWYEVPFALGLFAVAVVSLQTFLIWRSDFALTRLTRNKQKLEEVLRKNEKLAVAGRLAASISHEINNPLEAISNLLFLIRTSDGLEEQHRYADMATEELRRVSQITTQTLSFYRESTRPELAEIVPILESSVQLLRGKIKSLGLQVVEEYTEPIPQLVCSPGELRQVVVNLISNALDATPRDGRIVVRASRSRSWTRAGTNVVRIAIADSGSGMPPEVLARVFEPFYTTKEKTGNGLGLWVAADLVEKQGGWMKVRSITYGRHKGTTFAIVLPLIEAGSDFSTP
- a CDS encoding ABC transporter ATP-binding protein; this encodes MGVEGTPFVDLRRVNVARGPTTVLHDLNLSVYPGEHIALLGPNGCGKSTLIKTLTCECYPLVQEGTSVTIFGRERWDLTELKKRLGVVSAELPGKPMLSTTGRDAVLTGFFSSSTLWPNLKVTPEMAARADEVLELVGATSIAGKYVGAMSAGQQRRVMIGRALAGSAGTLLLDEPSNALDLAAQKDLHELMRVLARQGTTILLITHHLPDIIPEIGRILLMKDGRIVGDGPKEELLKAETLSELFQTNVELTIRDGRYYAS
- a CDS encoding radical SAM protein, producing MSTLLPILPPSDLSDENTSETLSPAAQKAEEEKNAMRKYFQKPGSQSELTGVAEQEPVCLYLETTNRCNLLCVTCPRTYEELEPEADMPWDMFTSLIDQYPKIARVVLHGIGEPMLVKDIAQRVKYLKDRGIYVLFNTNGTLLNDTNGRALIEAGLDELRVSLDAAESEVYQMVRGKDFFDKIVKNVKNFTTLQKQMNAPKPRVSLWLTGLRETVDQLPNFVRLAHEVGVTEVYLQRLVFFDEGSNGLARAESALFEHTTAAEEALIKEAEDVAAELGVMFSASGAVDPGESIRMQQNDAPWSLCRRPWSLMYITANGRVLPCCIAPFSMKGYGAFTLGDATQSSLRDIWNGEEYQRFREGLLTSAPPPACSNCGLRWSL
- a CDS encoding TIGR00266 family protein, producing the protein MQSRIVGTTMPVLEVALSGNDALISEAGELSWMTQSIQMTTHTQMGGGGGFFGVIKRVAGGGTIFMTEYRAIGAPGEVAFATKVPGHIVPIEVSPGHEFLVHRHGFLCATDQIQIGVGFQQSLGAGIFGGDGFLLQKISGYGTAWLELSGELIIKDLRPGETLRVHPGHVGAFQSSVSFQITRVPGIKNMIFGGDGLFLAALTGPGRVWLQTLPISKLAHQLQEYMPSAERQRDRVEGGVVGGIVGSLLDNMR
- a CDS encoding glycosyltransferase family 87 protein; protein product: MTATPAPKHWSHARPWHTNIALLLVGIALFSFTRQTWFEFDNFWIGYSGCSSSMAVLFLASCWLAMTRPVDRFTFPIILAVGAGCRLVAIFGDPIFSSDIYRYVWDGVVQHAHINPFRYVPGDVALMPLREPNSDVYALINRREYAHTIYPPAAQAYFYLVTFFGASATCMKTFMVLCEGLTVWGLVKILKHLGYRREQVLLYWWSPLLIWEIGGNGHLDAVACTLIVLAILFRFRMRPMLTGLFLGLAVITKMYPLVLFPALYRRGDWKMPVTMTAVIVLGYACYSSVGMLVFGFLGGYAKEEGIETGARYFLLEWGQGLPGLHNLPPLAFMIFAAAVFALISLWAWNTCCRQPEPSSQAIHSGGSGAFRITSADFVSGEASFLGPAFALAAALMFLFSPHYAWYIAWLFPFFCLQPTVPMATYLMGFFYGYTTWLADPGPKMFLLNQRLYGVTLLASFVHLGLKAWPTYRANFLATPVRADHGALKDAMQDPNNTIQDFPMHPEPSL
- a CDS encoding class I SAM-dependent methyltransferase, which encodes MSTVDTEMSGEEFAQPQPDSLFERCAWFYALCREYLFRDHTDEIAGSLFPSAEPAPGTHVVELGCGPGFYSCRLATEFPQVQTTGIDLSEPLLLRAKLRAAKRRLVNADFRVGDACALPASIGNVDAIVVSRLFLIVPGREAVLSEIHRVLRPGGRCFIAEPTSGFRTRIPLSCMWLLSKLTSSPGASYREPLQAYVMPRPEFSSLIHSQPWESVDLQYDGWYQYAVCQKSPNAGSETADRVREHSVA